From a region of the Enterobacter sp. JBIWA008 genome:
- a CDS encoding DUF1992 domain-containing protein: MWLLDQWAERHIRDAQKKGEFDDLPGSGEPLVLDDDSHIAPELRAGYRLLKNAGCLPPELEQRREAVALADLLKGIRNDDPRYAELSRHLTLLELKLRQAGINTDFLRGEYGQRLMQKINEE; the protein is encoded by the coding sequence GCAGAACGCCATATTCGCGATGCCCAAAAAAAAGGTGAATTCGACGATCTCCCGGGAAGCGGCGAGCCCCTTGTGCTTGACGATGATTCGCATATAGCGCCTGAGCTACGGGCTGGATACCGTTTACTGAAAAATGCCGGCTGTCTCCCTCCGGAGCTCGAACAGCGCAGAGAGGCTGTAGCACTGGCCGATCTTCTCAAAGGGATCCGTAATGACGATCCACGATACGCTGAACTTAGCCGCCACCTCACCCTGCTTGAACTCAAGCTGCGCCAGGCAGGGATTAACACTGATTTTCTGCGCGGTGAATACGGCCAAAGATTGATGCAGAAAATAAACGAGGAGTAG
- the zntR gene encoding Zn(2+)-responsive transcriptional regulator translates to MYRIGELAKLANVTPDTIRYYEKQQMIDHEVRTEGGFRLYTDNDLQRLRFIRYARQLGFTLDSIRELLSIRIDPEHHTCQESKSIVQARLDEVEARIQELQTMQRSLQRLNDACCGTAHSSIYCSILETLEQGASGEKQGC, encoded by the coding sequence ATGTACCGTATTGGTGAACTTGCGAAGCTTGCGAACGTCACGCCGGATACCATCCGGTATTACGAAAAGCAGCAGATGATCGATCATGAAGTTCGTACAGAAGGAGGCTTTCGCCTTTATACCGATAACGACCTACAGCGACTACGGTTTATTCGTTATGCGCGTCAGCTCGGCTTCACGCTGGATTCGATCCGTGAGTTATTATCGATCCGCATCGATCCGGAGCATCACACCTGTCAGGAATCTAAAAGCATTGTGCAGGCCCGGCTGGATGAAGTTGAAGCACGCATTCAGGAATTGCAAACCATGCAGCGCTCTCTGCAAAGGCTGAATGATGCCTGCTGCGGGACGGCCCACAGCAGTATTTACTGTTCAATTCTCGAAACCCTTGAACAGGGAGCGAGTGGAGAAAAACAGGGCTGTTGA